GGAATATATTaacacaaacagaaaccaaaagcaaacaggagTATCCATATTTACatcaaataaaacagattttaaataaaaaacagtaacaaaaaggataaagaagGTAATCATCCAATAATAAAgaatcaattcagcaagaggatataataatcctaaatatatatgcgcccaacaTCAAAACacccagatttttttaaaaattactaaaccTGTAGAAagagatagacagcaatacaataatagtggagaAATTAGAAATTCTACTCACAGCATTGAGAGATCATTGAAATAGAAAAGCTGAGAAATAATTATTGGACTTAAATTGGACTTTAGACCCAATGGACCtaaaagacatttacagaacatgcTTCCCACTCAACCATAGAATATACACTCCTGTCATCAAAACATAGAACATTCTGCAACATAGACCATGTGGTAGGcaataaaacaagtctcaacaaagtACCCcccaaaatcaaaattatatcaactaCCTTTTAAAACCACAGTAGAATGAAACTACAAATCAATATGAAGAAGAATTTCAGaaactaaaattacaaagaaattaaacaacatgttctTAAACAGTCACCAtgtcaattaagaaattaagatggTCGCCTGCTTTCCCTGCTGTCAGTCAGCCTGCGCCCGCTTCTTCAGGGCCCAGTCCCTCAGATCCATCGCCGCTTCTAGACCCTACTGCGGTCTCGGATATTGCCGGGAAAATGTCTGGTGAATTTTCGTTGGCAGATGCACTACCTGAACACCCCCCTGCCAAAACCTCTGCTGTGAGCAATACAAAACCTGGCCAACCTCCTCAAGGCTGGCCAGGCTCCAGCCCTTGGAATAATCCGAGTGCTCCACCTTCGGTTCCATCTGGACTCCCACCAAGTGCAACACCCTCTACTGTGCCTTTTGGACCAGCATCAACAGGAATGTATCCTTCCATGCCTCCCATCGGACCACCTCCAGGACACCCAGCACTCTTTCTTCCTTCGGAACCATCATGCCCCCCACCCGGTGGTCCTTATCCAGCCCCAACAGTGCCAGGCCCTGGCTCCACAGGGCCATATCTTACACCAAATATGCCCTTTCCAGAGCTACCCAGACCATATGGTGCACCCACAGATCCAGCTGCAGCTGGTCCTTTAGGTCCATGGGGATTCATGTCTTCTGGACCTTGGGAGCCAGGAATGGGAGGGCAGTATCCTACCCCTAATATGCCATATCCATCTCCAGGGCCATATCCCGCTCCTCCTCATCCCCAAGCCTCTGGGCCAGCACCACCTGTTCCACGGGGCACCAATCCACCAGGAGCCTGAGGACCACCACACCATATCCTGCCCCTACAGGATTGTATCCCACACCGGGACTCTATCCTACTCCCAGTGATCCTTTCCAAGTGCCTTCAAGACCTTCTGGTGCTCCACCGATGCCTGGTGGTCCCCACTCTTACCATTAAGTTAACAATGGACGAACAGATGACGCTTTGCTTTTTGAAGTACACGTATATGCACAtgaatgcatatataaaaattgcCAGTTTCACTGTTAGAGGGCATTCATGAAAGAACAACTCTTGCACCTCTCAGAGAGGATAACTGCCTCTTGTACTTGGATGTGTAGTACATCATATGTATACAATCATATAAAAGCATAGAAGTAAATCATTcagatgtgatttttatttggttttcatgGAAAGTTATGGTGATAAAGTATATTGAATAGCTCTTTGACAGAATTTGtttaaactatgaaactacaCACTTAAAAATCTAAGATGTGGATTATTGCTAGAATCTGCGACTTCACTGGCaaattatttcaagtatttttctaTAATCACTTTCCCCTTCTAGATAAATAAACTTTGAGAATAACCCATCATAATCCAAACAAATAATGCCTCAACATTTTGAGCTGTTCTGTCAGACAAAAAAACCTGGTCCTTTTGAggttatattttggatatacatttttaaactgtcAGTAATTATTGTCAGATGTGGAGTTCAATAGCCAGCCAGTGTTCATTTTTATCCTTGAGCTTTCAGTAAAaactttctggttttattttagtCATTGGGTCATACAGCACTAAAGTCTGCTATTTATGGAaactaacttttttgtttttaatccaggCCAACATGtatgtaaattaaatttttagataATTGGTTATCTCTTTGTACTACCTGAGATTTGATTATGAGATGTGCATATTGCTTTGGGAAGAGCTCGAGGAAGGAAATAATTCTCTCCTTTGTTTTGAACCTCAAACTAGATAAACCCTAGGCATTGCTTACTTGCAACAGGTAATTTTCATTCCCACAAAAACCTGAGGCAGCTCTTCTGCCCAGAGCATTCCCTGTAGCCACCGCCCCCACTTGCCCTTGGTTCTTTAGAAGAAGCACATTCCTTGATTCCTCCCTGATGTGGTAAACTGGCACACTCTAGGGGTCTAAAACATAAAACAGTTGTGTTTAGAGAACCTTAAGTCATGCAGACATGACTGTTCTCTTTGTACAAGTGTGAACCAAAATATGTATCTGTTTTTCAGAGTCTGGTTAAGCTATGTTATTGTCTACTGCATAGTTTCCTGAGTCTGTTTGTAAAGTGCTTATGGCTAACAGTTCAGTTCTGTATTTGTTGACAGGTAAATAAGTGGAGTTGAGTGCCATCTTTGAAAAAATTACCCTCTAGCTCtaacactgaaaata
Above is a genomic segment from Macaca thibetana thibetana isolate TM-01 chromosome 3, ASM2454274v1, whole genome shotgun sequence containing:
- the LOC126950240 gene encoding LOW QUALITY PROTEIN: MAPK-interacting and spindle-stabilizing protein-like (The sequence of the model RefSeq protein was modified relative to this genomic sequence to represent the inferred CDS: inserted 1 base in 1 codon; substituted 1 base at 1 genomic stop codon) codes for the protein MSGEFSLADALPEHPPAKTSAVSNTKPGQPPQGWPGSSPWNNPSAPPSVPSGLPPSATPSTVPFGPASTGMYPSMPPIGPPPGHPALFLPSEPSCPPPGGPYPAPTVPGPGSTGPYLTPNMPFPELPRPYGAPTDPAAAGPLGPWGFMSSGPWEPGMGGQYPTPNMPYPSPGPYPAPPHPQASGPAPPVPRGTNPPGAXGPPXPYPAPTGLYPTPGLYPTPSDPFQVPSRPSGAPPMPGGPHSYH